In Myxosarcina sp. GI1, the DNA window CCCTAACGCTCAACCCTGGATAATTAGGATTGGACATAGAGCAGTTTATCGCTTTGGCTCTCGAAGTCTAAAAAAATCTATTTTTTAGGATTGTATATTTATGAAATTTAATTAGCGATCGCCTAAATGTTAGTATAGACGCTTCTAAAATTTATTCAACTAAATATTTGGTCGATCTCGGTCTATGATTAGCTAAAGTTAAATTTAGAAAACTCACGCTAAACTTTATCGATCGCCATACCAAAATTATTGCTCGATACTGGTTAGGCGCAATCGCTTTGTATCCTATGGAACTAGAACTTATAACCTATGTAGGCTTGCTGGCAGGTATTTTGACTACTATCTCCTTTCTGCCTCAAGCAGTCAAAGCCTGGAAGTCTAAATCAACTAAAGATATCTCTCTATCGATGTTTCTCTGCTTTTGTCTGGGAGTCATACTTTGGATAATTTATGGCTTATTTACAGAAAACTTACCCGTGTTTGTAGCCAACTTGGCCACTTTTATTTTAGCTGCTTCGATTTTGGTCTGTAAGCTAAAATACGGATAAAACAAAATTACTATTATCCGTACGAGAGAGCGTTAAACAGAACTATCATCGCTTAACTTTTCTAACAAATCTCTCCAGTGGGTTTTGCCTGTGTTGTTTGTTTCGCAGACTTCAAAAGTTTTGTTAACTGCTTCGGGTAAGATAATTGCTGCCGTACAAAGTTGCG includes these proteins:
- a CDS encoding SemiSWEET transporter, with amino-acid sequence MELELITYVGLLAGILTTISFLPQAVKAWKSKSTKDISLSMFLCFCLGVILWIIYGLFTENLPVFVANLATFILAASILVCKLKYG